One genomic window of Coffea eugenioides isolate CCC68of chromosome 1, Ceug_1.0, whole genome shotgun sequence includes the following:
- the LOC113751141 gene encoding elongin-C → MKKEDMVKLISADGFEFVIDEKAAMVSQTIRNMLTSPGSFTETQQRQVTFPDISTTILEKICQYFYWSLQYASGKETEFHIEPELTLELMMAANYLHT, encoded by the exons atgaagaaagaagATATGGTGAAGCTGATCAGCGCCGACGGCTTCGAATTCGTCATCGATGAGAAAGCTGCCATGGTCTCTCAGACCATCCGCAACATGCTCACTTCTCCAG GGAGTTTTACGGAGACGCAGCAAAGGCAAGTGACGTTTCCGGATATAAGCACCACTATTCTGGAGAAAATTTGTCAGTATTTTTACTGGTCTCTTCAATATGCCAG TGGTAAGGAGACTGAGTTCCACATCGAACCTGAGCTGACTTTGGAACTGATGATGGCTGCCAATTATTTGCACACCTGA
- the LOC113749171 gene encoding uncharacterized protein LOC113749171 — translation MVMIIFLALSLLLQGALAGELICDELPVGMCAFSISSSGKRCSLETSDEPGVFQCKTSEILVHKIREHIETDECITACGADRNVTGISSDFLFDPIFTAKLCSNRCLNNCPNMVDLYSNLALAEGKLLSKRCKAQETHGTPRRAMSEFQSSGIAFAPVSAPSASPVPAFAPVSAPSASPVPAFAPVSAPSASPVPVLAPVSAPAASPVTAGAAAVTTPPALSPMGITAAVISALLLLHQFCSF, via the exons atggtTATGATCATCttccttgctctctctcttctcctacAAGGAGCTCTCGCCG gtGAACTAATATGTGACGAGTTGCCTGTGGGAATGTGCGCGTTTTCAATCTCATCCTCCGGGAAGCGATGCTCGTTGGAGACTAGCGATGAACCAGGGGTATTCCAGTGCAAGACTTCTGAAATTTTGGTGCATAAAATCAGGGAACATATTGAGACGGATGAGTGCATAACCGCATGTGGGGCTGATAGGAATGTTACTGGAATCTCATCAGACTTCCTTTTCGACCCAATATTCACAGCCAAGCTATGCTCTAATCGGTGCCTCAATAACTGCCCCAACATGGTTGATCTCTATTCTAATTTGGCTTTGGCCGAAG GAAAGCTTTTGTCAAAGCGGTGCAAGGCACAGGAAACCCACGGTACACCACGCCGGGCCATGTCTGAGTTTCAAAGTTCTGGGATAGCTTTTGCTCCAGTTTCTGCTCCTTCAGCCAGTCCTGTCCCTGCTTTTGCTCCAGTTTCTGCTCCTTCGGCCAGTCCTGTCCCTGCCTTTGCTCCAGTTTCTGCTCCTTCGGCCAGTCCTGTCCCTGTTTTGGCTCCAGTTTCTGCGCCTGCTGCCAGTCCGGTCACTGCTGGTGCTGCTGCTGTTACTACCCCTCCAGCTCTATCTCCAATGGGAATTACTGCTGCTGTTATTTCCGCGCTGCTTCTTCTCCATCAATTCTGTAGTTTTTAA
- the LOC113774575 gene encoding uncharacterized protein LOC113774575 — MAHTCRGSGELICEELPAGMCALSVASSGKRCSLEAGDEPGLLQCKTSEISVHGIREHIETDEFVAACGADRNVTGISSDSLLDPIFTAKLCSKHCVNNCPNIVDLHSNLASAEGVLLSKLCKSLETSPRRAVSQLQSSGIAPSTPAAVGEGPISAAPAAPAPSPTGSADAITPAVSPAPL, encoded by the exons ATGGCCCATACGTGTAGGGGAAGTGGGGAACTCATATGTGAGGAACTGCCTGCGGGAATGTGCGCGTTATCAGTCGCGTCCTCTGGGAAGCGATGTTCACTGGAGGCCGGTGATGAACCAGGATTGCTCCAATGCAAGACCTCCGAAATTTCGGTGCATGGCATCCGGGAACATATTGAGACGGATGAATTTGTAGCCGCATGTGGGGCTGATAGGAATGTTACGGGAATCTCATCAGACTCCCTTCTTGATCCAATATTCACTGCCAAGCTTTGCTCTAAACACTGTGTCAACAACTGCCCCAACATTGTTGACCTCCACTCGAATTTGGCTTCGGCCGAAG GAGTGCTTTTGTCGAAGCTGTGCAAGTCATTGGAAACCAGTCCACGCAGGGCAGTGTCTCAGCTTCAAAGTTCTGGTATAGCGCCTTCCACTCCTGCTGCTGTTGGTGAAGGCCCGATTTCTGCAGCTCCTGCCGCTCCAGCTCCATCTCCGACGGGAAGTGCTGATGCTATTACTCCTGCTGTTTCTCCGGCACCTCTGTAG
- the LOC113780139 gene encoding ras-related protein Rab11C: MANRVDHEYDYLFKIVLIGDSGVGKSNILSRFTRNEFCLESKSTIGVEFATRTLQIEGKTVKAQIWDTAGQERYRAITSAYYRGAVGALLVYDITKRQTFDNVQRWLRELRDHADSNIVIMMAGNKSDLNHLRAVQENDGQTLAEKEGLSFLETSALEAYNVDKAFQTILSEIYHIISKKALAAQEAAASTVTPGQGTTINVNDSSGNTKRGCCST, translated from the exons ATGGCCAATAGAGTGGATCACGAGTACGATTATTTATTCAAGATCGTTTTGATCGGGGACTCCGGAGTCGGAAAATCTAACATTCTATCTAGGTTTACTCGAAATGAGTTCTGTTTGGAGTCTAAATCTACCATCGGAGTTGAGTTTGCAACCCGTACTCTTCAG ATAGAGGGAAAGACAGTCAAGGCACAAATATGGGACACTGCAGGACAGGAAAGGTATAGGGCTATTACTAGTGCATACTACAGAGGAGCTGTGGGTGCACTCCTTGTGTACGACATAACCAAGAGGCAAACTTTTGATAATGTCCAAAGGTGGCTTCGGGAATTGAGGGATCATGCTGATTCTAACATTGTCATCATGATGGCTGGAAACAAGTCCGACCTTAACCATCTCAGAGCTGTTCAAGAGAACGATGGCCAAACTTTGGCTGAGAAGGAAGGACTCTCTTTTCTTGAGACGTCAGCGCTGGAAGCATATAACGTGGACAAGGCTTTCCAGACTATTCTGTCAGAAATATATCACATTATAAGCAAGAAAGCATTGGCTGCCCAGGAAGCGGCTGCCTCCACCGTGACTCCCGGTCAGGGTACCACCATCAATGTTAATGATTCGTCTGGAAACACAAAGAGGGGTTGTTGTTCTACCTGA
- the LOC113748903 gene encoding metal tolerance protein B, whose product MEQKEDSASRENEQLKAQMPQVSEEPGYNNNQLEFSCSHICSFSNLEYSILDSAERSKSRVKLIGLIIFYSVVMVVEIVGGMKANSLAVLTDAAHMLTDIAGSSISLFAVWVAGWASTPRQSFGFGRLEVMGVLLSVQLIWLICGILIYEAVDRILHKNAKVNGKLMFLIALFGFLVNLLMIFWLGHDHTHHSHSHESHETCNSEEHDHEMEELDVMGVEDTIGLVSPSPLNVKILNINIQGAYLHVMTDIIQSVGVMISGLIVWVKPEWLVVDLLCTLVFSIAALGTTLPMLKKVFCILMERAPDEIDIALLENGLKSIEGLHDVHDLHVWAITSGKFVLACHIVIGPGVSQNEMLSKVGDYCERSFKIHHVTIQIDRQVH is encoded by the coding sequence ATGGAGCAAAAGGAGGATTCAGCTTCAAGAGAAAACGAGCAACTTAAAGCACAGATGCCACAAGTCTCAGAAGAACCTGGTTACAACAATAATCAGCTTGAATTTTCTTGCAGTCATATTTGTTCATTCTCAAACCTGGAATACAGCATATTAGACTCTGCAGAACGATCAAAGTCAAGGGTGAAGCTTATAGGGCTCATAATCTTTTACTCAGTAGTCATGGTAGTAGAAATTGTTGGTGGCATGAAAGCCAATAGCCTTGCTGTCCTTACGGATGCAGCTCACATGCTCACTGACATTGCTGGATCTTCCATTTCTCTTTTTGCTGTATGGGTGGCAGGCTGGGCATCAACACCACGGCAGTCATTTGGATTCGGTCGTCTTGAAGTCATGGGAGTCCTCCTATCAGTACAGCTGATATGGCTTATCTGTGGGATTTTGATTTACGAAGCAGTTGACAGAATTCTCCACAAAAATGCTAAGGTGAATGGGAAACTCATGTTTTTGATTGCCTTATTTGGATTCTTGGTGAACTTGCTCATGATTTTCTGGCTTGGTCATGATCACACTCACCATAGTCATTCTCATGAATCTCATGAAACCTGCAACAGTGAAGAGCATGATCATGAAATGGAGGAATTAGACGTCATGGGCGTTGAAGACACCATAGGTCTGGTATCACCTTCCCCACTGAACGTAAAGATTTTAAACATAAACATACAAGGTGCTTACCTGCATGTTATGACTGATATCATCCAGAGTGTCGGGGTAATGATTTCTGGATTGATCGTATGGGTTAAACCAGAGTGGCTGGTGGTTGATCTGCTCTGCACTCTTGTCTTCTCCATTGCTGCACTTGGCACGACTCTGCCCATGCTGAAAAAGGTATTCTGTATATTGATGGAGAGAGCTCCGGATGAGATTGACATTGCACTCCTTGAAAATGGCTTGAAGAGCATAGAGGGACTTCATGATGTTCATGACCTGCATGTTTGGGCGATCACTTCTGGGAAGTTTGTGTTGGCCTGCCACATTGTGATTGGCCCTGGAGTAAgtcaaaatgaaatgctcagtAAAGTTGGGGATTACTGTGAGAgaagtttcaaaattcatcacgTTACCATACAAATTGATCGTCAAGTACACTAA